The Prunus dulcis chromosome 3, ALMONDv2, whole genome shotgun sequence genome segment AGACCATGGTCATCATCACGAGTATAACTTGTCCATTCAAAACCAGCTTACAAACCCTTAAATCATCCCCAAATATGCTATTTTTCCAACGTAAAATATCTCaacaatttgatcaaattgatTAGTTTAATTCAACGATTAAAGAATAGGTCCTTAGATGAGGTCCTATTCTACAAATTAACGAAGTATGGTCATTGGCACTAGAACCCAAAATGAACCCAATGCTCATCACAATTAGAAGCCCACGTATAGTTACTAGGCCCATGATATACATTGGGCCAGCCCATACATGACATGTCGTAACTTAAAAGAGGGGGCCTAGTGCGCGCCCACAACACAAACGAGAGTAAAACGACGTAGCGGGAATGAGATCAAGCATTGTGCGAAACCCGTTAAGCCTAACGGCCCGTTTCTCAAGTCTGCCGTCGTTTCCATCTTCGcgtttctcttcctcttcagcTCCGACAAGCTCCGCCGCCGCGGACAGCTCGGCGGCGACTCAGTGCAGCGGGTTGACTCGGTTGGCCTCGCTGGTGGATGGCTGCGACTACGAGCACTGGCTCGTGGTTATGGAGCCTCCTAAGGGCTACCCTCTTCGCGACGAGATCATCAATGGCTACATCCAAACCCTAGCTACGGCCCTCGGAAGGTAAAAACTGACAAAACGCCATCAGGGTTAGCGTTTTAAGTTGCAAAGTTTGAAACTTGAATTAgtgttaattattatttttaactattttattttgcatttgttttttcaacTAGTTTGCTGTATAATTGCAGTGCAGAGAAGGCAAAGAAGTCAATTTACTCTGTTTCTACAAAGTACTACTACGCATTTGGCTGCAAAGTCCCAGAGAATTTGACTTTTAAGATCAAATGTAAATTCCTCAAAACTCTTCTAttctattattattgttattattcaaagtttttaatttggttttgaaaaaacaaaattggttTCAGATCTGCCCAATGTGAAATGGGTTCTACCAGATTCTTACTTGTGTCATGGCGAAAATGACTATGGAGGTATAATTATTTCTTGGTTTATCTTCATTTCTTCATGTTGAGctagatttttttaatatctaaAGTGGAAGCTACATGGTTCATGAACAATGATGTTTTTAAGAGATAAGAAGAGAACATTGAAaaatatggattttgaaagaTTGTTGATATTGGTATGATTCATTGCAAATACATCCCAAGTCATAACTCATCAAGTAGAATTAGAATGTAAGCCCTACTCATCATAATACCATGTAGACTCATCAAGATAATCTCAAGCCACAATGACTTGGTTCATTTCAGtaggaaaatgaagaaattctTGTTtccaaagaagagaaaattcCATAGGTGATCCGTCGTTGTCTATGCTAAAAATGCATTGGTTTTGGACAGGAGAACCTTTGGTTGATGGGGTTGTTATTCCGTATGATCAAAAATATCATGCAGACTGGGTGTGCGACGAAAATGACACAACAGTTTAAGTCTTGATCACACTTATGCCCCCTAATTTTTACCCTCGACTAGTTAGTTTCGATCTGGATGCTCAAGTGTTTCACCTCCTGGAGATTTAAGCAGAAAGAAGAAGCAGTTGTGTTGTATCAACCCGAATGTCATAGAGTGGAGGGAAAAGAGCTTCATCTTTGGTAATATATGAAGAGATATAGCTATACAGCGTTGCATAGAAACTTAATTGTTTCTTTGGCTCCATTTTTTACATTATCACATGGTTTTATCTTTAAGCTAAGCCTAGTTTTTGCCTTTTCCCACTCAAAATTTGGTTAAAAGTTGCATTGCATTTATGTATCCCAAGTCCTTATTCTAACCATACTTGGTTTGAATTGGGGGATGCATGATCCTTTCTGCAAATCCTTGAATTGGAGGGGACCCACTTTTTGTTCTAGTCATAGGCAATAGCAAATTCTTTAGTTACATCAGCACGTAACTTGTGATTTAGGCCAACTTGGCATTTGGGTGGGGTTTGGTGCAAGTGTTGAAATATGAGGCTGGCCCCGAAATCTGCTGGGTGGGTTATTCAAACCTTTGATTGGTGCACCATGCCGTTTGAGCTGATTTTGAACACAAAACAAAGGAAGAAATGTTCATGGAAATTGACTTGGAATATTTAATACATTATTTGCACTCGAGAACCTAATGGAGGATTAGAATAGTATAGGGTTTGATCAATCCACCAACCTCAGGccataaataatttaaacaatatcATCTTTTATTCTTTCTATGACTTCATAGTttgaaataaacattttttccatttaaagGAAAAACTCATTTAAATATGAAAGCTGAAACTGTTTTTATGGGAAAGCATAGAAAATTTCCCgtagaaaattgaaaacagaGTGTTCTGAGAAAGACAGAGTTGTCTCAAAGTACTTGTATTTCTTGTAATGATGTAAGACAAGCTACAAAAACTGTGAATCCAAGGACCCCACATGAACATCATACGCAAGGGAAGATCTCCAacaaagagaaacaaataaaacaacctTAATGTATTATggtacacatatatatatgcttatagtttttcttttcttcttctgtgtTTGTTTTCCTAATTGTCTCGAGTGCTTATTTGGGAGAGTATAAACCGGTTCCAAGAATTCTATACAGAGCTGTATCTGAATAAACAGTGCTAGACCTCAATGACTTAATCCGATTTCTATACCGATGACCTTTTCGGCTCCTGTGGCGACCCTTCGCTTTCACTTCCACCTCTTTTTCCTCACCATTTTCCCCATTTTTCACCACTTCACGCTCAGCTTGACCCTCTCTTTCAATCTTATATGCAggaactttgtttttttcctcaGTTGGAACAACGTACACAAAGGGTCCAATTGGAATGTCATTCAAGTCCATCAGAGGCTCTAAGGTCTTGACCACAGTGCTCATTGTTGGTCTACACTTGGGGTTATGGCTAAGGCACTGATGAGTCAATGCACCTGCTTTCCTAGCACCTTCGGTTGAGTACTGACCCTCGAGTCCCGGGTCCATCACACGGTCAAGTTTATGCGAGTCCTTCAAAAATGGTTTAGACCACTCCACCAGGTTCTGTTCTCTACCATGGCGGCTCTCATCCACGGACCTTCTACCTGTTAGTAGCTCCAAAAGAACTACACCGAAGCTATAGACATCGCTCATAGTTGTTAAATGACCTGGAAAAAAATGAGTATATGATTAGTGAGCTGTGGAAATTTTCAATGCCACTGATGAAAAGAAGGAATGAAAGTAGTAGCTTAAAATCAACTTGCATTACCTGTCTTGACATATTCTGGAGCTGCATAGCCATGAGTGCCCATGACACACGTTGTAATGTGCGTTTCATCTCCTTCCGGGCCATCTATGGCTAGACCGAAATCAGAGAGCTTGGCTGTGTAATCCTggggagaaaaagaaagatattagtactcaatttttttcgggaacttcttttgttttgtatgagCCATATTTATATGCTTGTATTAAGCGCAGAAGAGAGCTAAGGAGAGAAAAATTACAGAGTCTAGTAAGATGTTTGAAGCCTTAAAATCTCGATATATGActtgcttttcttcttcatggaGGCTGCTGAGGCCTTTTGCAGCGCCAATTGCTATTTTTATTCTTGTTAACCAAGGCAGGGTTCCACCATAACCTGCATTAAtgaacaaacatacaaattcgTAAGTTCTGTCATCCTGCTAGTAAAATTGTGAACTCCCAAATCAATATTTTCTGAttgtttcaaaacaaaaatcctgCATGCATGATCTTAATTATTTGCAATTAAATGTTAGCAGATGGTATATTTACATTTGAATAGTCGATTTTCTAGGTTGCCCCTCTCCATGTACTCATACACAAGAAGCCTATGTTCGTCTTCGCAGCAGTAGCCGATCAAGTTAACAAGATTGGGGTGCTTCAATTGCCCAAGAAAAATCACTTCAGCCTACAAATACCGAAGTGTTTGAGAATTAGCATTTTTATAACATTGGAAGCATATGATATTGTTAGCAACATAAACTTTGAAATGGGCAAAAAAAagcaagaacaaaaacaatagGCTTACCAGCCACTCCCTATGTCCTTGTTTGCCATCTAAATCCAACACCTTAACAGCCACAGGTTGAGCTTCCAACCCAGGCCTAAGCTTGTCATCAATGAACCCTTTGTATACCTTCCCAAACCCACCTTCACCAAGATAGTTGCTCTTAGAGAAGCTTTGGGTAATCTTTTTGAGTTCCTTCTGTGTGAAGATATGAAGGTTTGATCCAATAAGTGAATTTGACAGATCACTGAGGACAGTGCAGATTGATGAATTACTCACATCGGAGAGTGACAATCTCCGCGAAGAGATTTCTTTCGACGTCTGGGATTTTTGATCTGAGATTGGTTTGTTGGTTTTGAAACAACCTGGTGTCAATAAGTTGAGTGCCAGTTTTCTGAGACTCATATTTTACTGAGGCTATATGGTCTCAGGACTCACCTTGTTTGTGTGTCCAAACCATATGGTTGAATTAAATTAGAGAAAGATCTGGGGGAGTAGCTAAATATATAAGGTATATTCTACAAGACTCTGTAAAAAGAAGTCAAAGATCCAATGATGATCATAAGTTAAACCAACCatattcttcttttccattttgtcTGATCTTCATGTCTTacacaataaaatatatgattcTTGAAAccattttatttcatgttcAGTCCTGAGTCTAAAGTAATGTATAAACTTTGGTCCCTTCAAGACTTGGAAGATTCGCAgcataagaagaagaaaaaaacactttTGGATGGTTTCATATTATGAAAGACCAGGTCTCTAGAGCCTTTATTTGGCTTGATCATGTGCCAGATTAATTAATGGAGTTTAGGTTCAAGTGTATTGTTTGTTGGTCTTTGTGAGACCTCTGAGAATTGATTGGGaaactatatattttttgcgGCCAGACTCATTCAAATGGAAACACATATGTTCTCATTTCCTTGTACACTTCCAAGTCTATGGCTTTTTCCCCATGACTGCTGCAATTAGTGTTTTGGTAAAGCATACTCATAATATTTGGGTGCATGCACCATAAATTTACTACATGTATTTTACTCTAACAATGGTAACTTTTGGGCTTTGGAAAGCAGAATCTCCCAATATCTGGTACCGTTTGTTCTAATTGTTTGCTTTTGGCTATCTATAAACACAGCAATTAGATGACAGATTGaaacttttataaaaaaaaccaaatcccAGAACCTGTTTAGTagccttttcatttttcctttattattataattaatttttcgGTTTTTTGGTTAGAGATAGAGATGAAATATGCGAGAGAAAGGGAGGGTTGAAGAAATGTGTATGGAATGCTatgtaaaatgaaaaaactaaaaataattttaagttgttattatttaattcattctctttcatttcttaCTCGTGTCTCTCGCTCTTCATTTAACTTTTCCTCCATATATTTCCTCTCTATCTCTAATAAAGGAAAATGataactaaaaactaaaaactaaaacgtTACCAAACCAACCATTAGATTTCGACTAACGTGAATatatgtttgatttgtttatATTGTGTACCACTAATATATCCTCAACCCATTACATTATTTGATGactaaaatttaataaatactaCGGTAACACGAATTATTGAACCATGAACTTTAGGAAAAGCAAAATGACTCCAACCCTAAATCATCTACCAATAGATGATAGACCTTTGTTGGTTACAACATACATGATGAGCAAATGTAAACTTTAATTTTATCACTTGACgcacccaaaaagaaaaagaaagaaaggctCATAGTCATCCATTTCCTGCTTTCCTTGGGTGACCACTGTAtgaaattgagagagactcAAAAAGTTACAGCCAGCTTTTAACTTTTCCTCTATATATTTCTTCTCTATCTCTAATAAAGGAAAATTataactaaaaactaaaaattaaaacgtTACCAAACCAGCCATTAGATTTCGACTAATGTGAATATATGTTTGATTGTTTATATTGTGTACCACTAATATATCCTCGACCCATTACATTATTTGATGactaaaatttaataaatactGCAGTAACACGAATTATTGAATCATGAACTTTAGGAAAAGCAAAATGGCCCCAACCCTAAATCATCTACCAATAGATGATAGACCTTTGTTGGTTACAACATACATGATGAGCAAATGTAAActttaattttatcatttgacgcacccaaaaagaaaaagaaagaaaggctCATAGTCATCTATTTCCTGCTTTCCTTGAGCGACCGCTGTATGAAATTGAGAGAAACTCAAAAAGTTAGAGCCAGCTTAGGATAAAAAAGGAGGTCAACACATTTTGTAAGACCTACAATATTCTTTGCTTCAAGAGGTTGTAACCAAGAAAGTCAGGTAACTAATTATTTCCCTTGATCTTCCATGAAATTTCGATTAAATCCTCTGTTTGTGTTtccaaagacaaaaaaatgaaagttcctaagtttttaataaaaacaaaaaacaaaagaaaacaaaagggcTCTCTCTGCTTGTGTATGGGTGACGAATTGAAGCTGACGTGTTTTCATTAGATCAACCCCATTACTAGTTGATGATTTCTGGTTctcataaatttaaaaatgacaaaataaaGCCAATTTGGTATAACTTAGTTGGTTAAGCTATTCTCCTCCACTCATACAGGTAGAGTTTCGAAATCCCTAAAACCCAACGAATATTTGTATATAAACCTCCCTCCTCCAAttgcttgtactaaaaaaaaaaagacaaaataaaaacacagtTTAGGATATTTTCTgctataaaaagaaaaagtttagGATATTTTGTGACATGATTTGACGACACCAGTAGGAAATATAGAGAAAATCGCAGATGGCTAggggattttttattttgcttgtgTAGTGGGGCGCATGACAATTTGACAGAGAAAACTCTCTGTCATCAGGAAAAAGATGGTATTTTTGCAAGCTGCAATTGTACCAAACAGCAAGGAAACGTATTGCCGccattaaatgttgatttgaTACTTTGATGGAAAACTTGGCTATAATCGCCTATGGTCAACAGCAAGAACGTCAAGAACGATGCCTCCAATAGGGTTGACAGCAACCTTGTTACAATCTCCcatagggatggcaaaaattccTGCGGGGGCGGGTCCCCGTCGGGTTCCCGACCTTAATGGGAGGAGATTTCGGGGCCAAATAGTTATTGGGTATGGAGATCCCCGAACTTAAAAAATTCCCGACGgatatggggaggggatggtattggcgtccccatccccaaatccgacccgaaaatatatatgtttatatttaaaaaaataaatatataattataatatttatgtttaaccctaagttaacctctctctcctaattcttcctaatcttttctagaatttcatattgatgtgattttgaatagttgagttgaactttatagttaatttgaatgtgttgaatgataatttaatatgaaacttaatgttaaaatatatgataaatattttttgtgcaaaaaaAATCAGGGATTCGGGACAGGTATGGGGAATAGTCCCCCGACGGGAACGGAgacggggattccccgaaacctattAAACGGGGATTGGTTCGGAGATgggggcggggatggagagcggggaCGGGGACGAAGacggtattgtcatacccagcccgttgccatccctaatcTCCCACAAGCCAACAAGAATTTCAAGTAACACCAGATGCCGGCTTCTGATAGTTGACGGAAAACGCAGCAAGGAATTTTGTTATGCTTATGGTCACAAAACCCATCAATGTAGGGGTGAAAATagatttaaaacaaaacccacGGCCACATCAGTCATCCACTAAACCCTCATTTTGACGAGAAACACTAGTGTGAAATAGGAAtagcactattttgctatcccGATCAATCACAGTGTGCCACGCATAATCACTTTTCTATTTGGCATATCATGATTCGCCGGGATAGAACATCCCCGTTTCACAAAGTTATTCTGCATTTTGAGCCCCCAAAGAGAAACATTTTGTACACTTCGCTGTTTTCTTGCACACAGTAGATTTCCGAAATGTACGGCATACGAAAAGTTATATGACATTCTGATAAACAAGGtacaaaaacttgaaaagaaaGCATTAGAGGGAGagttcctctcttttttttctttttttaattattgacTTTATAAAGATTATACAAAAAATCTCAACGAAGTAGAGCTTCAAGCAGTAAAGCGTGACTAAAGAAACATAAAGACTTGGATGAATCAAAGATTGGAAAATTGCATATGgctaaaaatacaaaaagatgATGTTTACATCAGGTAGAAGAAAATAATCGCTATAGACAAACACAAGAACCTTGATCTCAGACTAGGCAGCTCCAAAAGATGGATGTAACAGAACTTCTTATACAATTAGCAGAACTTCCTCCTTAAATATACACTGTAGAACAACAATTGGAAGGgcaaaaaacacaaattagCAACTATACAAGTCATTTGGACTACTTTATTTATCAGATTTGGTTTAAACCAATATGAAGAATTTATACCTTGTCCATAACATAGCCGCACAAAAGCTATATACAGAGAACCTGCAACATTTACCAGAGTAAGTACAACACAGAAATACATACAAAAATATAACATTCCAAATAGGTACAACAAATCAGCAGAGATACACAAACATCAGCTGTAGTTACCTTCGGTGAACAAAAATGCATCGCCAGAATtgccacaaaacaaaaataaggaACACTCTGACATGAGATGATGTCATTTGTCTACTGTGGCAATGCTATCTGACAACAAGACTCCCATTCTGCTGAAGtcttaaattttcaataagagaCTGGTAGAATGACTTCAATGCCTTGATATCACTACCCTGCAGAAAAAATGAGCAgccaaaaaaatcataaacaaataattggAAATGTTTACTAAATATTCAGCTCTGGTTTATTTCTGTAAGCAATACACTTTTACGAACATCCTGTAAACCAACCCCAAATCCACTGGAATAAGCTCAAGACACTTGACCAACATCTTCAAATAGGTAATATTGGAACAACATGACACATGTGCATTCACAGATCAACATTTTAGATGACAATATTACATTAACACAACAGGTAAATATCACCAACCTTGACATCTTCTCATAATATCATATTACAAATTTCACTCTTCAGGGAAACAACAAACTGATACTAGtagcttaattaatattagcGGTGGCATTTGGCAACTGCCAGAGTGATGGGAAAGAACAGAGGCCAAtgtgtttccttttctttttcctaattttttttaacttagCCTACTCAATTATTTGACTACTTTAcccctttttaaatattttcttcacttttaaccGTTGTAGTTATTGAAGAAAATCTTTGGAAAATCAGTAGATGTCATCAAATTACCAAAGTATGTATTAGCACCACTCCAAGGAAATAGATATGCACAAACTACAGGAACAAATGAAgacaaaaatgacaaaaaaaacccttttGTATTTGGTCCACCAAAACATGGTAATCTACAGCCACCTTTTTATACCTGCAGCTTCTGGCAATATGTCTCAGCCAAATCTTGGGGGCAATGCGCTGCTGGAAAACCTTTTGAGACAAAATGAACTAGAAAATCATTGCCAAACTTTTCATACATGACCTTCTGAGCCAATACAATTTCTCCAAACAAAACAAGCtgcaacaaatgaaaataacaattttCAAGGTAAGTATgaagcaataaaataaatacaaggcaaattataaataaaagtattcGTCACCAACTTCTCATATTATTGAACACTACTAAAAGAGAACATCTCTGTCTCCAAATCTGCTTCAGCAATTTAGTCCTCTTAGTTATATGGTGTATAGTCTACTCTTCGTTTTATGGTGTATATTCTGCTCTTCTTTTTATGGTTTAACAACGAAAACTATCTATAAAAGTATCACAAAGATTATTAATTCCAATCTTACAGTATTGGCGTCACGAAACTCGAAAGAGTTGTCAAGCAGGCTGTACAAACAACAGTTTGTAGCGAAGTTCTCTATTATAAAACTCTGGAAACCAGGTACCTGAAAACAAGACCCCATATTATTATGAAAAGTAATATATTTTAACGTTACCAAGCAGAAGGACTACAGGTAAGCTCCTACCTTTTCTTCACCATTAGGCATCGCACACCAATCTCTGATCAGTCTAATAAATATCTGTACGCATACCTAAGTAACAGCAATAATATGTTAGAAATTATCCTAAAGCAGAGAAATTAGAATGAATAAGAACCAAAACGCCAAAGGTAAACCAAGAACACATACCTTTCTTACAAGAATATCCTTGTGCTTACAAGATGTGAACAAAAGCAACTGCATGATTGGCTGTAAGTAGCTCCTACTTTTGGGGGATAGGAAAACAGAAGATAGATCATGTGTAGTTATCACATGAAGAAATGTATATAATGTTCGCTGAAGTTCTTGCAATTCGCGATTTTCCTACAAGGAAAATGGAGtattaaataaaagtataacAAGTTTCAGCCTTGACATTCAAACTTCATAAATAAACTTTCAAATACTGTTAATGTTCCAAATGATACTCTAAAGTAGTTTTGGTTCCGCAGAAGCTTTCACATCcaataatgaaaatgaagaacaCACAAGCAGCTCATTGCTACCAACATtggggaaaaggaaaaataagtGGAATGAAGTATATTACAAAAATATGATCAATGAAATAAACATTGTAACTTTGTATTTGATGTTGGGCATTTAAATTGCCTAAGTTGGTGTCCctattttccttatttttctttttatccgatagccaaaataaaaccgaaaaacaaataagaaaaagaaaacacatacTCATGCAAACAGAACTCATCGTCCACAATAAGTTAAAGATCCTGTTGTAAGTACCATTAGAGCAAGCAATGATGCATTACTTTTTATACCACATGTCTGCCCAACTGTAATTGGTCTAAACCTAAATTTACATGGCACATAAAAGATGGAAGCAGGGGGAAAAGATACGAATCAATCATTTAAGTAACAACCTTTGCATGATGGTTTGATGACATTAACTGATAATACTTGTAACACCATGTACATTCGCCATTAGCATAAAACTCTATGAGAACATATGCTTAGCACAAGGAACAGGTCATTCAATGTTGGAAAACAGCAACAGTCAATGTCTCATACCTCAGTATTGGATCCAGGTCCTGATGGGAGTGCATCTACCGGAATAACATTTAATATCCTACCAGCGATAGCAGGAAAGACTTCATCCAATATGTCACGGAATAATGTATTGAACTTGCATATCAGTTGATTAAGCAATATAAGCAACCCAACCAACTCCTTTGGCTGCATCATAATTGAATCCATAGTCAAATATTgttgtcaacaaaaaaaaagagagaatatAACTGGTGCAAAATATACTTATGTGAAACAGAACtgttattttctaaattttatttattggtgACACAGTACCTGTCCAAAAATTTTTCTCTATTTATTaccaaaaattattttctcaaaGTTAGCtttaactcaaaaaaaaaaaaaaatcagaatagAAGAATTCAGTTATAACTGCTTTATACCTCACTATCCACAAGCAATTGCTCCAGTGCCTTTGGGAGGTAGGGAAAAACAGATGCTCCTAGAGTGTCCACCATGCGGTGTACAAATGATGTTACCTGGATACCACATACACTAGCATCAGGTTACAAGCGCAGatgataaaatatcaaaacaaaGTACTTCTGGTATCCCACACACGACTCCTTACCTTACTGCGCAAAGCCTCTACATTAGGAAACACAACAAGTACTTGTAGGAGAACATCCAATGTCTGGATAACCATGGGAAAAGAAACACACATTGTTAAGACATGAAATATTTAGACAGCTTCTCCACAAGTATGGAAAGACCAGTTCCCATCCATATGCCAACAATCACTAATTACAAGGGGCTGTacttaaaaaggaaaactgTAAGATCAAAATGTTATAAAACAGCATTGAAATATCAGAAAGCCCATGGGTGCTAATCATAAAGTTCATCAAATAGGCGAACATCAAGGTGTAGAGACAGTGagtcaccaaaaaaaacaaaacaaaaaagcacaCATAAGCCCTATATCCACAATTTTATTTCAGAGAAACAGGCATTCAGAAAAATTAATCAGACCACGTACTTGAAGGAAGgtgaacaaaagaaagatataGACTAACCTGCTTGAACATGAGACCTATTGCAGGGCGACTAGCAGTTACAAGACGCTCACTGAAGCCCTGGATGGCATATAAATTTCAGTACAGTAAtttcatgtatataaatacaaaTCTCGAAGCATCCAAACATAGTGAATTTTCTGAAACCATACAGCTTACTAAGCAGGATTGGCAGAAGGGGTAAAGGAAAGACTTTTAATATAAGTGACACAACATAAAAACTCCTCTTTTACCAGATCTTGTAAGTGAATTGATCAAGAGTTTTATAACTTTTTGGGGGGGCGGGGGCGGCATATACTATTTTACATATAAACAAATCAACCAAGAAACACGTTAACTAGAAGGTCAAGGGATGTTGAAAAACCTTGCTGAGAGAATTAATCGCCACGATTATCTGCTGAATGTTAGCAAATTTTTGAGGCGCCTCTTCAGGAGTCAATACTTTGGCATTCCTGAGCAATGCTTCAACCTAGACAGTAGGAAGACCACGTCAAATGCTTATCTCACATTTTCACTTGGTCCTTAATTTTGAGTCAAAGCAAAATATTTTGGGGGTCGAAAGAAGGGGGTGACACCCATGCAATCATTATT includes the following:
- the LOC117620927 gene encoding multiple organellar RNA editing factor 7, mitochondrial isoform X1, with amino-acid sequence MRSSIVRNPLSLTARFSSLPSFPSSRFSSSSAPTSSAAADSSAATQCSGLTRLASLVDGCDYEHWLVVMEPPKGYPLRDEIINGYIQTLATALGSLLYNCSAEKAKKSIYSVSTKYYYAFGCKVPENLTFKIKYLPNVKWVLPDSYLCHGENDYGGEPLVDGVVIPYDQKYHADWVCDENDTTV
- the LOC117620927 gene encoding multiple organellar RNA editing factor 7, mitochondrial isoform X2 encodes the protein MRSSIVRNPLSLTARFSSLPSFPSSRFSSSSAPTSSAAADSSAATQCSGLTRLASLVDGCDYEHWLVVMEPPKGYPLRDEIINGYIQTLATALGSAEKAKKSIYSVSTKYYYAFGCKVPENLTFKIKYLPNVKWVLPDSYLCHGENDYGGEPLVDGVVIPYDQKYHADWVCDENDTTV
- the LOC117620926 gene encoding putative receptor-like protein kinase At1g72540, translated to MSLRKLALNLLTPGCFKTNKPISDQKSQTSKEISSRRLSLSDVSNSSICTVLSDLSNSLIGSNLHIFTQKELKKITQSFSKSNYLGEGGFGKVYKGFIDDKLRPGLEAQPVAVKVLDLDGKQGHREWLAEVIFLGQLKHPNLVNLIGYCCEDEHRLLVYEYMERGNLENRLFKCYGGTLPWLTRIKIAIGAAKGLSSLHEEEKQVIYRDFKASNILLDSDYTAKLSDFGLAIDGPEGDETHITTCVMGTHGYAAPEYVKTGHLTTMSDVYSFGVVLLELLTGRRSVDESRHGREQNLVEWSKPFLKDSHKLDRVMDPGLEGQYSTEGARKAGALTHQCLSHNPKCRPTMSTVVKTLEPLMDLNDIPIGPFVYVVPTEEKNKVPAYKIEREGQAEREVVKNGENGEEKEVEVKAKGRHRSRKGHRYRNRIKSLRSSTVYSDTALYRILGTGLYSPK